The Caldicoprobacter guelmensis genomic interval GTGTTTAAAAAATATATAAAACTATACAGAAAGGAGCTTTAAAAGATGGCCATAAAGTGGAGGAAGGATCTGGAGGTCGGAATTGATGAAATTGACAATCAACACAAGTCACTGGTGGAGGCCATAAATAAGTTGCTGGAGGCCAGCGCTGCCGGTAGGGCTAAACAGGAAATCGGCAACACCCTTGACTTTCTGTCAGATTACGTTATAACGCATTTTAACTATGAGCTGGAATATCAGAAAAAGCATAATTACCCAAAATATGAAGAACATCAGAAATTGCACCAGTTTTTTTTGCAAGAAGTTGAGGGGTTGAAAAGGAAGTTTGATCAGGAGGGGGCGACTCTTTCTTTCATTGTTCAGTTCAACAAAAAAATTGTCGATTGGTTTGTGAACCATATTAGCAAGGCTGATAAGGATTACGCCGAGTATATACAATCCATAAAGGATTCAATAAAATAGCTTTTTATGTTTTAGTATTAGAGAAAGTTTTGTTGTGAGTAGATTGTTGTGAATAAGGTTGTGCAGTGAGAAATTTTATTTATTGGGCTGCCGTCATTCATAGCTTAAGAAAGCCTCTTGTTCTACTCTGGCCTTTTCCTTAAGCATGACCTTTATGAGCGGATGAAACTCGCTATAATCCGGATCGTAAAGCAATTTTTGTAAAGCTTGAGCGTACTTTTCATCAAAGGACTGCCAAAATCGCTTTACTGACGTAAAAGCATCAACGTCCATAAGATAGGGCTGAAGGGTGGGAATGATTCGCGTTTTAAGGCGTTTAAATATCTGAAACCCTCCCAGGTCCATGTCGCCCCAGTGGTAAAATGTGATGCCGCACCTGCAGGCGACCTCATATATTTTTTTGAAAAACAGCCCTTTTACCGGACTGTAAAATCCGCCATGGTATATCACTAATTCATCAGGGTTCCTCTTTTTGAATACGTAATCTACATAGTTGGCTTTGTTTTCTATAAAGAGGATGCGCTTCACGGTCGGTAACTCTAAAATCGCCATATCGCGTATGGTTGGGGTGTTTATAGCTACACCATGTATAAGGGGCGTGAAATCCGCAACCCGCCCCTGTATGGAGGCCAGCATGTTGCCGCAAAACTCTACCTGCTCAGGAGCCTTGACAATGCCTATGAGAGATAAGATCTCGTCATCGGTCCATTCTCCAGCCTGTAGGTCCTCCTCCTGCCAGTATTTTTTGATAATG includes:
- a CDS encoding bacteriohemerythrin, whose translation is MAIKWRKDLEVGIDEIDNQHKSLVEAINKLLEASAAGRAKQEIGNTLDFLSDYVITHFNYELEYQKKHNYPKYEEHQKLHQFFLQEVEGLKRKFDQEGATLSFIVQFNKKIVDWFVNHISKADKDYAEYIQSIKDSIK
- a CDS encoding Wadjet anti-phage system protein JetD domain-containing protein — its product is MNYRKLILNRLLDKYERSSAYKGAASTNRRILINLCSDEFPEYNIEDTPTKDLINSVVMDLEREGLIGFEWMRFEKGNIISRVWLNLDALQEAYRQAERVPKRKHVENALVLVQEAKSRIASSWIRSFLEDAQAWLEQKLSIPPFLPEDSELLQNLLKVLLFIDVKGEDELLERVFSLRCFGDSKYFEKNLRRRLLSIIKKYWQEEDLQAGEWTDDEILSLIGIVKAPEQVEFCGNMLASIQGRVADFTPLIHGVAINTPTIRDMAILELPTVKRILFIENKANYVDYVFKKRNPDELVIYHGGFYSPVKGLFFKKIYEVACRCGITFYHWGDMDLGGFQIFKRLKTRIIPTLQPYLMDVDAFTSVKRFWQSFDEKYAQALQKLLYDPDYSEFHPLIKVMLKEKARVEQEAFLSYE